A segment of the Chitinophagaceae bacterium genome:
ATAATTTTCTTATTTACACCAGCTTTATCAACTGCCTGTTTGGCTACTCTTGCAAGGGCAGGCCCCATTTTTCCTCCAACGCCGAGGATAATAATATCCCCATCAATTTTAGCCATGTCTGTCACTAAATCATCAGATGGCAATAACAAATTTTTGTAACCTGCTTCTATATTTTCCATAATTTATTTATTTCAGTTGTAAGAAAATTTTATAATAATTCATTATTAGAATAACATTGTTCTGATGCTTTCCAACGCAAGTGCTATTACCAACAGCAATCCTGCGGCTCCAAAAAACTTAACCATTTTGGAATTGACATAAGAACCCATCAGTTCAGTATTGTTTGCAATTACATACATGGCAATCCCGATAAAAGGAACAATCAGTATGGTGATGCTTTGAGCAAAAACAATTAACTCAATGGGAAGGTTGCCAAAAATGATTGCAATGGCAGCGCCGAGGATCATAATGATTGCAATAATCAGCCGTACCGCTTTTGAACTTAATTTGCTTCCATATCCTAAGGCATCACCCAGAACTGTACCTCCTAAAGTTGAATTTCCGATAAGGGCAGAAAAGGAAGCACCGAATAAGCCGCACAGGAAAAGAACAGATGCATAATTTCCAAACAACGGTTCTAATGCTTTTGACATATCAGTAGCGCTGGTAACTTTTATTCCTTTTGGTTGCAATACAACTGCAGAACAAATCAGTACAATGGCCGTCATTAAGCCAAGTATAAAAATGCCGGTAAAACTTTTATCCTTTGTTTGTGTGCCTGCGGGTTGTAAGCGTTTTCTTTCCTGTATAAGATATGCCTGGTAAAAGGCAGCCACTATCGAAAAACTCGAAGCGATAAAAGCTGTTATTAAACCAAGTGAACCAATGGGTATTTCAGGTACAAATCCGGTTGCTACTTTTGTTACATCGGGTTTTGATAAGAAGAGTGTTGTAAGAAAAGCAAACAGCATCAAACAAATTAAAATGAGCATCGCTTTTTCAAGTACCTTATAAAAACTTCTGAAAAAAAGCAGTGCGATACCTACAAGATTGAAAAAGATAATCCACGGTACACGGGGCATATTGGTTAATTCAGCCATAGCAATACCAACCCCAATTGAATTGCCCGCCTGGAAAGAAGCAGTAACTAAAAAAACACCAAAGCCAATTGCAATGCCTGCCTTCCTTCCCCATTTTTGCTTAATGGTATCAAGCAGTGATTGATTGGTTGCAATACCAATCCTTGCCGACATGGAAGTAAAGACAACCATAAAAAATATGGCAATCAATATTACCCACAACAATTGAAAACCATATTCTGCGCCAAGTTTTGTAGCAATGGTTATTTTACTGGGACCAAAAACCAGCGCTGCCGTTATGATTCCAGGCCCAAGATGACTAATCCATTTATTCCGCATAGTTCAACTTTCGTGGTTTAAAAATTACATTCAGCATACAATAATTCTTCAGGCATATTAAATCAATATTACTCAGAAACAGTTCCATGATTTTTAACTTTAATAAACTTATTGAGTTGAGCTATTTGCTTCATTGATTTCTTTTACCATTTAATATGTTGTTCAATAAACCAAATTAACTCTTCGGCCATTTGTATTTGGTCTTGTTTTTTTGGATGACCGGGTAAATTTGAATATGAAAAAAAATGGGTAAATACTTTCTTATCATTCAGTGATGCAACTGCTTTTTCAATGTATCCCGGCCAGGGTGAGCCCGGCTTTACTGCATCCATTGATCCTAATACACATATAATGTTCGCATCCGGGTAACGGCTTCTTATATTCTGCACAAAATTGCTGTAAGCATTAATTATTGAATCTTCTGAAGGGGCCTTATCACCAAATCTTCTTTTAAACTGCGGATGATCTGATAGTGTAACGAGGCCGCAATCATTTTGAAAAAGATTGATAACAACAATACCCGGTGTAGCTTTTGAGAAATCCCATTTGCTGCTGCTGTCATCAGGATTTAAGCGATCATATATTTCAGGCATAATCAGCGATCCCCAGCTTACCATCAAACCAATTCCGCTTGATGCTATGCAGGAATAGTGTGCATTGAAATGCCTTGCTGTAAGGAATGCGTAACTTTTAAAATTATTGGTATAGATACTGTCGCCGTTATCTCCGTTGTTGTCTTCTACGGCAGCGCCAACTGTAATTGAATTGCCGTAAAATTCAATCATTCTTTTTTTGCCAGTTACATCTAAAACGCCGGAACCGTTTGGGAGTTCAAAACCATAGAACCAGGTTTTACCCCTGTACCAGTCTGCACGTTTGATTATTTCAAGGGTATGAACCGTATTTGAAAGCCCTTCTGCCAGCGTGTATATTTTTTTTACCGTATCAATCTTTATTACATTATTGAGTTTACCATCAATCTCTACATTGAAATAGTTGTATCCTCTTTCATCTTTCAATAATGCGTTAACAGAACTGCCTTTAAATTTTAATACAAAGCCTGAACCGGGCCAGTAAATTTCTGCCGCATCATTTTGTTTTATTGCAACCCTTCCTTCCGATAGAATTTTTTTATCAGCCGGGTTTATGAAGGTAGCTTGCCTGCTTACCCTGCAGGTTGTAAAAAGAAAGACTGCAAGGATTGGGAAAAAATAATTTTTGTAGCTATGCCTCATTTGTAAACTTGTAACAGGATCGTTTAATGATTGTAAAATGGCGCTTATAATTTGTTTACCGATACAGCAACGTTATCAATCAATACACCTTTTGTGCTATGCTGGCCATGATGAAACAGGGCAAGCGAAAGAATGCTTAATTTTAAATCAGCACTTGTTCTGAACCACATTTTATTCCAGGGGCCATACTCAACACCATCTATCCAAAAATTTAAAACGCCATTTGCATCAGCAGCATTTGTTACCGGTGCACCCATGTCTATCATTAGTTCAATACGGTACCATCT
Coding sequences within it:
- a CDS encoding electron transporter RnfD — translated: MRHSYKNYFFPILAVFLFTTCRVSRQATFINPADKKILSEGRVAIKQNDAAEIYWPGSGFVLKFKGSSVNALLKDERGYNYFNVEIDGKLNNVIKIDTVKKIYTLAEGLSNTVHTLEIIKRADWYRGKTWFYGFELPNGSGVLDVTGKKRMIEFYGNSITVGAAVEDNNGDNGDSIYTNNFKSYAFLTARHFNAHYSCIASSGIGLMVSWGSLIMPEIYDRLNPDDSSSKWDFSKATPGIVVINLFQNDCGLVTLSDHPQFKRRFGDKAPSEDSIINAYSNFVQNIRSRYPDANIICVLGSMDAVKPGSPWPGYIEKAVASLNDKKVFTHFFSYSNLPGHPKKQDQIQMAEELIWFIEQHIKW
- a CDS encoding Nramp family divalent metal transporter codes for the protein MRNKWISHLGPGIITAALVFGPSKITIATKLGAEYGFQLLWVILIAIFFMVVFTSMSARIGIATNQSLLDTIKQKWGRKAGIAIGFGVFLVTASFQAGNSIGVGIAMAELTNMPRVPWIIFFNLVGIALLFFRSFYKVLEKAMLILICLMLFAFLTTLFLSKPDVTKVATGFVPEIPIGSLGLITAFIASSFSIVAAFYQAYLIQERKRLQPAGTQTKDKSFTGIFILGLMTAIVLICSAVVLQPKGIKVTSATDMSKALEPLFGNYASVLFLCGLFGASFSALIGNSTLGGTVLGDALGYGSKLSSKAVRLIIAIIMILGAAIAIIFGNLPIELIVFAQSITILIVPFIGIAMYVIANNTELMGSYVNSKMVKFFGAAGLLLVIALALESIRTMLF